From Microbacterium sp. YJN-G, a single genomic window includes:
- a CDS encoding glyceraldehyde-3-phosphate dehydrogenase — protein sequence MYDVVTAHDDWRIKEELAERMIPLIGGLNRERDVVTSLHGHRLLGLSTTGILEVHERVAQLGHSQMALTDTLAVLEALREIRPGASSLDLARLAEGHAASGQDLADYLRAELAPALGAELAAPVNVVLYGFGRIGRLLARIIIAHKGGGSGLRLRAIVVRRGSDNDLVKRASLLLRDSVHGRFEGTVDVDEEKSQIIANGTRIQLIYSDDPATVDYTAYGIDDAIIVDNTGRWRDEAGLSRHLQAKGAGRVLLTAPGKGELKNIVHGINDSTITADDRILSAASCTTNAITPVLAAMDEAYGIVRGHVETVHSFTNDQNLIDNFHKGDRRGRSAVLNMVITETGAAKAVARALPQLAGKLTGSAIRVPTPDVSLAVLHLTLENPATRDELNDYLRRASLHSKLRQQIDYVESPEVVSTDFVGSHRAGIVDGLATIANDRDVVLYVWYDNEYGYSCQVVRVLEVMAGSHPVVLPARREVTLYA from the coding sequence ATGTACGATGTCGTGACCGCCCACGATGACTGGCGCATCAAGGAAGAGCTGGCAGAGCGGATGATCCCCCTCATCGGCGGCCTGAACCGCGAGCGCGACGTCGTCACGTCGTTGCACGGGCATCGCCTGCTGGGGCTGTCGACGACCGGCATCCTCGAGGTGCACGAGCGCGTCGCGCAGCTGGGCCACAGTCAGATGGCGCTCACCGACACCCTCGCCGTGCTCGAGGCGCTGCGCGAGATCCGCCCGGGGGCGTCGTCGCTCGACCTCGCCCGCCTCGCCGAGGGGCACGCGGCCAGCGGACAGGACCTCGCCGACTACCTGCGCGCCGAACTGGCGCCGGCACTGGGCGCCGAACTGGCAGCCCCCGTGAATGTCGTCCTGTACGGCTTCGGCCGCATCGGCCGCCTGCTCGCCCGGATCATCATCGCCCACAAGGGCGGTGGCAGCGGCCTGCGCCTGCGTGCGATCGTGGTGCGCCGCGGATCCGACAACGACCTCGTCAAGCGTGCCTCGCTGCTGCTGCGCGACTCGGTGCACGGCCGGTTCGAGGGAACCGTCGACGTCGACGAGGAGAAGTCGCAGATCATCGCCAACGGCACCCGCATCCAGCTGATCTACTCCGACGACCCGGCCACCGTCGACTACACCGCCTACGGCATCGACGACGCGATCATCGTCGACAACACCGGCCGCTGGCGCGACGAGGCGGGCCTGAGCCGTCACCTGCAGGCGAAAGGCGCCGGTCGCGTGCTGCTGACGGCCCCCGGCAAGGGCGAGCTGAAGAACATCGTCCACGGCATCAACGACTCGACCATCACCGCCGATGACCGCATCCTCTCGGCGGCATCCTGCACGACCAACGCGATCACCCCGGTGCTCGCCGCGATGGACGAGGCGTACGGCATCGTGCGCGGTCATGTCGAGACGGTGCACTCGTTCACCAACGATCAGAACCTGATCGACAACTTCCACAAGGGCGACCGGCGCGGCCGCTCGGCGGTGCTGAACATGGTGATCACCGAGACCGGTGCCGCCAAGGCCGTCGCCCGCGCGCTGCCGCAGCTGGCGGGCAAGCTGACCGGTTCGGCGATCCGGGTGCCCACCCCCGACGTGTCGCTGGCCGTGCTGCACCTGACGCTGGAGAACCCGGCGACCAGGGACGAGTTGAACGACTACCTGCGCCGCGCCTCGCTGCACTCGAAGCTGCGCCAGCAGATCGACTACGTCGAGAGCCCCGAAGTGGTCTCCACCGACTTCGTCGGTTCGCACCGCGCCGGCATCGTCGACGGCCTGGCCACGATCGCCAACGACCGCGATGTCGTGCTCTACGTCTGGTACGACAACGAGTACGGGTACTCGTGCCAGGTGGTGCGCGTGCTCGAGGTCATGGCCGGCTCGCACCCCGTCGTGCTGCCCGCGCGCCGCGAGGTCACGCTGTACGCCTGA
- a CDS encoding thioesterase family protein, with protein MSSYFRRLSETAFEPTEHVGGAWNPDEQHIAPVLGLLAHLVEVDHAARRPEAPLVLARASYDILGVLPMERFEVATRVVRPGRTIELVEATLSHDGRPAVTLRGWMLQRSDTSAIAGDPLPTMPDIVSLPTWAPADLWPGGAIRSIDVHREYVGPGRSRCWIRPRHPLLESEPVSSRARVLGMLDFANGIATRVAPEEALYPNVDLTASLFREPAGEWFGLDTSVSFGADGIGLTESVVSDLAGPLGTSSQTLTVRPR; from the coding sequence GTGTCGAGCTACTTCCGCCGCCTGTCCGAGACCGCCTTCGAGCCGACCGAGCACGTCGGCGGGGCATGGAATCCCGACGAACAGCACATCGCCCCCGTGCTGGGCCTGCTGGCACATCTCGTCGAGGTCGACCACGCCGCCCGCAGGCCCGAGGCGCCACTCGTGCTCGCGCGGGCGAGCTACGACATCCTCGGCGTGCTGCCGATGGAGCGCTTCGAGGTCGCCACGCGGGTCGTGCGCCCCGGGCGCACGATCGAGCTCGTCGAGGCGACGCTGAGCCACGACGGACGGCCCGCGGTCACGCTGCGCGGCTGGATGCTGCAGCGCAGCGACACCTCCGCGATCGCCGGAGACCCGCTGCCGACGATGCCCGACATCGTGAGCCTGCCGACATGGGCGCCGGCCGACCTGTGGCCGGGCGGCGCCATCCGGTCGATCGACGTGCATCGCGAGTACGTGGGCCCGGGCCGGTCGAGATGCTGGATCCGCCCGCGGCATCCGCTTCTCGAGTCCGAGCCGGTCTCATCCCGTGCGCGAGTGCTCGGCATGCTCGACTTCGCGAACGGCATCGCGACCCGGGTGGCGCCCGAGGAGGCGCTCTACCCGAACGTCGATCTCACGGCGAGCCTGTTCCGCGAGCCGGCCGGCGAGTGGTTCGGCCTCGACACCTCGGTGTCGTTCGGCGCCGACGGGATCGGCCTCACCGAATCCGTGGTCAGCGACCTGGCCGGCCCGCTGGGCACCTCGTCTCAGACGCTCACGGTCCGGCCGCGGTGA
- a CDS encoding winged helix DNA-binding domain-containing protein yields the protein MSDLLTHRLRAHRLTAPAGTVTDAARHMLAVQSQDLLAGRWALGVRTRASARRGEPTLAHVDAAFARGDLVRAWTMRGTLHIIAATDLRWVLSVTADRQRQQAAGRHRDLGVDERMLTSAATALRPALRDGGCTRAEAFTLLEGAGIDPRGQRGIHLLFALTIAGEICQGPIDPARNGGVAREQRFVLTEDWVRDSHQPDDPLAELFVRYIDGHGPAGVADFAWWSGLTKAAAREACERAQDRVTEVSEGLYAAQRAPRRSPEAADAFALPAFDEYYISYADRTPVCPPQHQTAVGPGSNGMVRPTLIHDGRVVGTWAHADATRHEPPVLFDDDHDPDAAASAFARFARFTGG from the coding sequence ATGAGCGACCTGCTGACGCACCGGCTCCGCGCCCACCGGCTGACCGCGCCGGCAGGGACGGTGACGGATGCCGCACGGCACATGCTCGCCGTGCAGAGCCAGGACCTGCTGGCGGGCCGGTGGGCGCTCGGCGTCCGCACCCGGGCGTCGGCGCGAAGGGGTGAGCCCACGCTCGCCCACGTCGACGCGGCGTTCGCGCGCGGCGACCTCGTGCGCGCCTGGACCATGCGCGGCACGCTGCACATCATCGCCGCGACCGACCTGCGCTGGGTGCTGTCGGTGACGGCGGATCGGCAGCGTCAGCAGGCGGCGGGCCGGCATCGCGACCTCGGGGTCGACGAGCGGATGCTGACCAGCGCCGCCACCGCGCTGCGCCCGGCCCTGCGCGACGGCGGGTGCACGCGCGCCGAGGCCTTCACCCTCTTGGAGGGCGCGGGTATCGACCCGCGCGGGCAGCGCGGCATCCACCTGCTGTTCGCGCTGACGATCGCGGGGGAGATCTGCCAGGGGCCGATCGACCCGGCTCGCAACGGCGGGGTCGCCCGCGAGCAGCGTTTCGTGCTCACCGAGGACTGGGTGCGTGACTCGCACCAGCCGGACGATCCTCTCGCCGAGCTCTTCGTGCGCTACATCGACGGTCACGGCCCGGCAGGTGTCGCCGACTTCGCCTGGTGGTCGGGGCTCACGAAGGCCGCCGCGCGCGAGGCATGCGAGCGCGCGCAGGACCGGGTGACCGAGGTGTCGGAGGGTCTGTACGCGGCGCAGAGAGCCCCACGGCGCTCGCCGGAGGCTGCGGATGCCTTCGCCCTCCCGGCCTTCGACGAGTACTACATCTCGTACGCCGACCGCACGCCGGTCTGCCCACCCCAGCATCAGACTGCGGTGGGGCCGGGTTCCAACGGCATGGTGCGTCCGACGCTCATCCACGATGGCCGGGTCGTCGGGACCTGGGCGCATGCCGATGCCACCCGGCACGAGCCCCCGGTGTTGTTCGACGACGACCACGACCCGGATGCCGCGGCATCCGCGTTCGCCCGCTTCGCACGGTTCACCGGCGGCTGA
- a CDS encoding XRE family transcriptional regulator, with amino-acid sequence MASSGLELSTLGHRIRHHRTRKGLTLDELGALVGIAGSQLSLIENGKREPKLSLLQAIAQACSTDVADLISGEPPNRRAALEIELDRAQASPVFRQLGIAPVRVTKGMSDETIESVLGLHRELHRRESEAIATPEEARRANTEMRLTMRARGNYLPEIEALAEKQLKSAGHVSGALTHRTVSIMAEKLGFELIYVADLPHSTRSITDLENGRIYLPPASIPGGHGLRSMALQAMAHRLLGHTKPTDYADFLQQRLEINYFAACCLIPETAGVAFLQQAKKDRNLAVEDFRDAFGVTHEAAAMRMTNLMTHHLDMRLHFLRVDENGAITRVYENDDLPLPMDVTGAVEGQPACRKFSARAAFEQRNRTTEHYQYTDTPSGTFWCATQTGSASDGGFSITVGVPFDDARWWRGRETSHRAQSTCPDETCCRRAPATISQRWEGRAWPSARVHTHMFRPLPRGAFPGVDDSEVYSFLDRHAGE; translated from the coding sequence ATGGCGTCAAGTGGACTCGAGCTCAGCACCCTCGGACATCGCATCCGGCATCACCGCACCCGCAAGGGACTCACCCTCGATGAGCTCGGCGCGCTGGTCGGAATCGCCGGTTCGCAGCTGAGCCTGATCGAGAACGGCAAGCGCGAGCCGAAGCTGTCGCTGCTGCAGGCGATCGCCCAGGCGTGCAGCACGGATGTCGCCGACCTCATCTCGGGCGAGCCGCCGAACCGGCGGGCGGCGCTGGAGATCGAACTCGACCGCGCGCAGGCGAGTCCGGTGTTCCGCCAGCTCGGCATCGCGCCGGTGCGCGTGACGAAGGGCATGAGCGACGAGACGATCGAATCGGTGCTGGGTCTGCACCGCGAGCTGCACCGCCGCGAGAGCGAGGCGATCGCCACGCCCGAAGAGGCGCGCCGCGCGAACACCGAGATGCGCCTGACCATGCGCGCCCGGGGCAACTACCTGCCCGAGATCGAGGCCCTCGCCGAGAAGCAGCTCAAGTCGGCCGGCCACGTGTCGGGCGCGCTCACGCACCGCACGGTGAGCATCATGGCCGAGAAGCTCGGCTTCGAGCTCATCTACGTCGCCGACCTGCCGCACTCGACCCGCTCGATCACCGACCTCGAGAACGGCCGCATCTACCTGCCCCCGGCTTCCATCCCGGGCGGGCACGGTCTGCGGTCGATGGCACTGCAGGCCATGGCGCACCGCCTGCTCGGCCACACCAAGCCCACCGATTACGCCGACTTCCTGCAGCAGCGTCTGGAGATCAACTACTTCGCCGCCTGCTGCCTGATCCCCGAGACGGCCGGCGTCGCATTCCTGCAGCAGGCGAAGAAGGATCGCAACCTCGCCGTCGAGGACTTCCGCGATGCGTTCGGTGTGACCCACGAAGCGGCCGCGATGCGCATGACGAACCTCATGACGCACCACCTCGACATGCGCCTGCACTTCCTGCGCGTCGACGAGAACGGCGCGATCACGCGCGTGTACGAGAACGACGACCTGCCGCTGCCGATGGATGTGACCGGAGCCGTCGAGGGCCAGCCCGCCTGCCGCAAGTTCTCGGCACGGGCGGCGTTCGAGCAGCGCAACCGCACCACCGAGCACTACCAGTACACCGACACGCCCTCGGGCACGTTCTGGTGCGCGACCCAGACCGGCTCGGCCAGCGACGGCGGGTTCTCGATCACGGTCGGCGTGCCCTTCGACGACGCGCGCTGGTGGCGTGGCCGCGAGACCTCGCACCGCGCGCAGTCGACCTGCCCCGACGAGACCTGCTGCCGCCGGGCTCCGGCCACGATCTCGCAGCGCTGGGAGGGCCGCGCCTGGCCGAGCGCCCGCGTGCACACGCACATGTTCCGCCCGCTCCCCCGTGGCGCCTTCCCGGGCGTCGACGACAGCGAGGTGTACTCGTTCCTCGACCGGCACGCCGGCGAGTGA